TGAAGAAAACACAAAAAGAAACATCTACATAGAGGATATGCTAGTAATTAATAGATTTGTATAATTAAAGCTTTTGATGGTCAAAGTGGGAAGGTGAAATTCCAAGAAAATTAAGCAAAAAGCTTCGTGCTGATTTCTTTTGCTGCTTATCGACTACATCAATAGGGAAAGTGAACTTTTGCAATATGTGCTACAACCTACACATTTGGCATATGTGCTACAACCATACAAACCTACAGAAGAGTGACACAGCAAGATATGTTGCAACAAGATTAAGAGGACAGATTATCCAAAGAATACATTAGTGTCAAGTTGAAGTTCTATTTATAAAAAAGGCACGAACATTTATTGCTAATAGTTAACCAATTCGATAATCATACTAAATGTTAACCAATCAGATGATCTTATTATGTGAAACAAATCAAAGATGCAAATATTGAATCATTCTCAAGTTGTACATATCATACAGAATGAAGCAAAGATAAAACAATGGGTGTACCTTTCTCATTTTGTATAATATCTTCTCTTCAGCGGTCATTCTTTCatactcctttttcttcttccaccTAAAGAACTTGAGCCACTTTACAACAGCTCTTCTGCCTTTCAACtttttcctctttacttttgtggTGCTATGGTCATTAACAGGTACCACATTTTGTGTATCCTTTTGAGGATCCATTACAACCTGGCCTGTATTGCTAAGTGGTTGACTGGTGTGAATATTTCGGAAACCACCAGCATAAAAACCATTCACAATTCTGGCAGTCCACCTACCAAACTTTGATTAGAAACCTTAAGGAAATCGTTAGAACTGCTCCAACTATTTCACCAGAAACTAAAAAAGGCCCTTTTTATCAGTTCTTCATGCTAGTTTTATGAAAGTGAATAACAAAAGTCAAACAAATACTAGATATGTAGTTTCTAACATTCTATCTCTGCTCCGGATAAATCAATAACACGCAGATAGCCTTAACAATGCTACAGATGGACTCGTATGTCGGACAACTCAAAACTAAAACATGTACAAAATTATGATGAcgatgttgagatggatgtgcgGAATCCTTCAAAAAGACAGAACAACAAATACTTATTAGATGGCGACGATGATGGAGATAGTACTGATTGGGGATAAAATGTTGGAGAACCATTCCAAGTGATATGGACCACGActgaattcaagaaaacaaacaaGTCCTACTAAAAGCAAACTAAATTAAAAGAAACCAATAGCATAACAGATGTTTCCAACTATTACCTTCTCGGGCTAGCACTTGACCAAAGCCTCGGCGGCAGGGAACCTGTGATTCTTCCCCCTCGATCAAAATCTTCAAGGATGGTGCGGGACCTATCACGAGCAGAGTTCAGAGAACGTAGGGATCAAAGCGGAGGCAGAAAGAAGAGCCGGAGATCAAACTAACCTGGAAATAAGAGGAGGATGGCAGGTCGGGATCGGAGGAGAGACACAGTGCAGGAGATGAGACAGATTCCATCTTTCTATCAGTGAGCGGCTTCCCATCGATACGGAGGATTGTCGCGGAGGCGGCAGCGGCCGCACGGGTGGGATGCGCCGCCCGCGTCTGAGGGCTTGGGAGTTGGGTTCGGGCCGCGATGAGCACTCCCACCCTTTCAAGCGGTCATCGTACCGGGTCGGGTTTGTGTACCACCTAATCCGAAACATACATTGGTTCCGTATACTCTTATCGGGTCGGATCAGGATCGAAGCAGCTAATTGATCTGCCGATCGAAAAAGCGAGTTACGTCGACTCTTTTATGTGGGACCCAGGATCACCGTGATATCACGTCACCCCTGAAATTTGTCGAGGGTGACTTAACCCCCCTCGAGTAGAAGAACTCGGTTGTGAGCTTGACCTCGGTCTCTCCCATCTTCTGTTTTTGGTAAACATATAGATTCATTTTGTTGTGTTGCAGATTTTGAAGGAGATGATTTTGCCACAATAGATTGAATTTTATGAAGCTTATATGATAACTTTTATCAATCATCCATCACAAGGGATGTGCAATACACGAAGAATCTTGTCATACCCAAAAGTATGGAAACATATGTCAAAGCTAAGCAAAAAAGATTGACATTAAGGCAGTTGAAAGAAACGCTGAATAAAGTCAAACCCCTTTACCAAATTAATCAGGTTGATTTGTTGTCCCGTCGATCCTTCTCTCTCATTGAATTCCAAATTCCTCAGCAGTGTCTGCAACCCTGTGCGTGAAGAGCATCAACCTCCCCGTCACTCTCTGCTTTCTTtcgtccttcttcttcttcttcttcttcttcttcttcttcttcttcttcttcttctcccactATGAGGCTGCTACTAACTCAAGGCCGCGAACCCTCCGCCCTTCATCATCTGCTTGAATTCCTTGAAGTTGACCTTCCCATCACCGTCCACGTCCACCTTGCTTATCATCTTCCTACACTCCTCCACGGTGCGCCCTTGCTTGAGGCCCAGCGAGCTCAGCACCGACCGCAGCTCCTCCACGGTGATGAACCCGTCCCCGTTCTGGTCGAACACGTTGAACGCCTCGAGCATGTCCTCATCCTCGTCCCGCTCGCCCATGATCGTCTGGTACAGCGTCCCGAACTCGTCCACGTCCACGCACCCGTCCCCGTTCACGTCGATCTTCTCGATCATCGCCGCCAGCTCCTCCTCGGGGATGTGTATCCCCAGGTTCTTGAGCGAGTCCTGCAGCTCATTCTTCGTGATGCTGCCGTCGCCGTTCCGGTCGAACATCTGGAAGACCCGCTTGAGCTCCGACGGGTCCATCCCTGTCGCGGACGACGCCAGTCTCGCGGCCGGCACCTGAAATATGAGATGGTGGATTTCCAAAGGAGGAGGAAGCAGATGTCCTCGGGCACCTTCGCGGCCAATTTGAACCAGCAACAGGAGGAATAGGATGAGGAGCGAGCGAGCCAACGTAAATGCAAGAGGAGGGAGATGCGCTTCTCCGAGAGGATATAGAGGAGGATGCTATTTAGGTGGTGGCAAGAAAAGCATATCCCTACAGAGACAGTTGGCGTCGGAGTCATCTCCATTGCCCAAACCACTCGAGTGGCCACGAGGAAATTAAGGTGGTTACAGttattattatagttattatCGTTTTTTGTGGTCTTGACAATCAATCCATGGAGGAACTAAATATGGCAATAGTTATCAAACAGAGAGAGGTTTAATATTGGTATATAAACAAAACAACACATACGTGCACAATAAATCCTGGAAACATTACTGCATCAAAGGAAAGATCTAAACACACCACTGCATCAAATCCAAGCATGTGACAGCAGAGAAGGAAGACCGCTTGAGATGCTATATCGAGACACTGTTCGGGATCCCTCTTCCTGTGACCCCCTTTTCGGCGCCAAGATTTGAAGTGTCGGGATAGAGCAGCGTGTAGGGCACCTGAGCAGGTCCGCATCTGTTCTTCAACCCTCGGTTGCCGTTCCTCTCCTCGATCCTCTTCTCCACCTTGCGGAGGTCATCTCCAAACTGCTGGAACATGTGGAGCACGTGGGAGTCGTCGGTCCACTCCGAGGACGCCCTCTGGCCCAAGTACACCTCGTCGGCGGTGTGGCCGGAGAGCACCTCTATCAACGCCAGCCCCAGCGTCGTCGTGAACCGGTCCGGCACCATCTCAAGGAAGTACTTGTCGGGGTCGCGGAGGTACTCCGCGAACTCCGGCGTCCCCTCGTGCGGGATGAACTTCCTGCACCGCGTCGGTCGGTTGGGAGGGTACCCGGCGTAGGCGAACTGGCCGAAGTTGAGGGACGCATGGAGCGCCGACGCGATCCAGATGAGCGTGGTCAGGGTTTGGGACAGGTTGGCGACGGAGTCGAGAGGAAGCCAGCAGCCGTCTTCGTCGTTGCGCTTGTCGCCGTGGCCGATGGTGCGGACCTCGTGCCACCATGACTGGATCTCGACGTCCGAGGCGACGGAGCGGTCGTCGGGGTAGAAGTAGGCGCAGTAGTTGGTGACCCACGTCTTGATCGCGACCCACACGTCGAGGCCGTCGATGGCGTAGGGGTAGTCTTCGAAGCGAAGCCGGACGCCGGAGGGTTCGCCGGGGTCCTCCAAGGCAATGCCCCTAGAAATTTGACACCGAGCAACGAATTAAGCTCGACATCGTGGCGATTCAAATGGATCTCTGATCACCTTTTTAGAAGATCCAAAGGCAGGGCTTGCTCGCGAAATCGCCAGTTCCTGTAGATGGCGGAGGACATCTCCAAGGCGAACTTGCCCGGGAACATCGTCATCTCGAGGATGCCGCCAGCGTTCAGAAGTATACTCCGAGCAAGTGAGTTGATGTGCATGGTGTCTTTGAAGTGTGGATCGAGCAACTTGTAGATGGGGTGCATGGCACTCAGCTGCCTTCTCGTAGCTATGATGAAGGGTTCGACTGCCGCATGGGTATGCAACCTACACGGACACGAACGAAGCTTTGCTCACTGCAGCACCTGACAGCTTTAGATTTGAGGTCAACTCACCAGTGACTGATTAGCTGATGGTGGCCGGAGTCGTTCACGGCAACATGAGTCTTGGCGAGCTGCCACAGCGCTCTTTCACCTCCCTGGCTTGACGGCAAGAACACCCGATTGATCTCTGCCCTTTTCCCGTCACCAGGTAAGCTTAGCTCGATGGCCAAAGGCTTCAGGGTTTGATCATGGCGTAGGAACAGGAGAGTGCGAGATGCGTATACGCACACCCCTTG
This Musa acuminata AAA Group cultivar baxijiao chromosome BXJ1-2, Cavendish_Baxijiao_AAA, whole genome shotgun sequence DNA region includes the following protein-coding sequences:
- the LOC135612584 gene encoding calmodulin-like protein 3, which translates into the protein MDPSELKRVFQMFDRNGDGSITKNELQDSLKNLGIHIPEEELAAMIEKIDVNGDGCVDVDEFGTLYQTIMGERDEDEDMLEAFNVFDQNGDGFITVEELRSVLSSLGLKQGRTVEECRKMISKVDVDGDGKVNFKEFKQMMKGGGFAALS
- the LOC103973030 gene encoding linoleate 9S-lipoxygenase A isoform X3, yielding MLQDCWDNLRQKVIHHLNLLAGYETQPVLRGEVVVYRTFGRSNPAKSTAISLYSITRADENTGFGKLSREASLRNGKKTKHDGVETTTYDVVFYLEADFGTPGAIAVKNRGRREFLLKSVTLEVSENRSVHFDCNSWVYPIIKTNVDRLFFANTSYLPSQTPAALQSLRQEELASLRGNGRGERKEWERIYDYDRYNDLGDPDKGLHHERPILGGTRSYPYPRRCRTGRPLSNQADENAWMSDEEFGREMLAGLNPAVIRCLERFPPVGRGGKVSSITASHIEKNLEGLSADQAVELRRIFILDHHDYIMQYLRRINKQGVCVYASRTLLFLRHDQTLKPLAIELSLPGDGKRAEINRVFLPSSQGGERALWQLAKTHVAVNDSGHHQLISHWLHTHAAVEPFIIATRRQLSAMHPIYKLLDPHFKDTMHINSLARSILLNAGGILEMTMFPGKFALEMSSAIYRNWRFREQALPLDLLKRGIALEDPGEPSGVRLRFEDYPYAIDGLDVWVAIKTWVTNYCAYFYPDDRSVASDVEIQSWWHEVRTIGHGDKRNDEDGCWLPLDSVANLSQTLTTLIWIASALHASLNFGQFAYAGYPPNRPTRCRKFIPHEGTPEFAEYLRDPDKYFLEMVPDRFTTTLGLALIEVLSGHTADEVYLGQRASSEWTDDSHVLHMFQQFGDDLRKVEKRIEERNGNRGLKNRCGPAQVPYTLLYPDTSNLGAEKGVTGRGIPNSVSI